A genomic window from Aquitalea aquatilis includes:
- the cyoE gene encoding heme o synthase, giving the protein MDHLHRRRADAALSEAALKLKRYLQVTKPGIIFGNLISTVGGFLLATQGRLDWTLLLATVAGLSLVVASGCAINNCIDRDIDARMARTQKRVLVTGDMSPKAALAHGFVLGVAGFATLGIWTNSLALACALFGFLIYVGVYSLYMKRKSVYGTLVGSLSGAVPPVAGYCAASGRFDSGAAILLLMFCLWQMPHSYAIAIFRFKDYEAAKIPVLPVVKGISEAKQQIVLYILAFAVATLLLVFYGYAGYGYLAVACATSLWWLKMALSGYKESTDDRIWARQVFFFSIITVTALSVMMAVDGQVPAHIGWML; this is encoded by the coding sequence GTGGATCATCTCCACCGCCGACGCGCTGATGCTGCGCTGAGCGAGGCTGCATTGAAGCTCAAGCGTTATTTGCAGGTGACCAAGCCGGGCATCATCTTCGGCAATCTCATCTCTACCGTGGGCGGTTTTCTGCTGGCCACGCAGGGTCGGCTGGACTGGACCCTGCTGCTGGCCACGGTAGCGGGATTGTCGCTGGTGGTGGCCTCCGGCTGCGCCATCAACAACTGCATCGACCGCGATATCGACGCGCGCATGGCCCGCACCCAGAAACGGGTGCTGGTGACTGGCGACATGAGCCCCAAGGCGGCGCTGGCACACGGTTTCGTGCTGGGAGTGGCCGGCTTTGCCACACTGGGGATCTGGACCAATAGCCTTGCCCTGGCTTGCGCGCTGTTCGGTTTCCTCATTTATGTGGGCGTGTACAGCCTGTATATGAAGCGCAAGTCGGTATACGGCACCCTGGTGGGCAGCCTGTCCGGCGCAGTACCGCCAGTGGCGGGCTACTGTGCCGCCAGTGGCCGCTTTGACAGCGGTGCGGCCATTTTGCTGCTGATGTTCTGCCTGTGGCAGATGCCGCACTCCTACGCCATCGCCATCTTCCGCTTCAAGGATTACGAAGCCGCGAAGATTCCGGTACTGCCGGTAGTGAAGGGCATTTCCGAGGCCAAGCAGCAGATCGTGCTGTACATCCTGGCTTTCGCCGTGGCCACGCTGCTGCTGGTGTTCTACGGCTATGCCGGCTACGGCTACCTGGCCGTAGCCTGTGCCACCAGCCTGTGGTGGCTGAAGATGGCGCTGTCCGGTTACAAGGAAAGCACCGACGACCGCATCTGGGCGCGCCAAGTGTTCTTCTTCTCCATCATCACCGTGACCGCACTGTCGGTGATGATGGCGGTGGATGGCCAGGTACCGGCACATATCGGCTGGATGCTGTAA
- the cyoB gene encoding cytochrome o ubiquinol oxidase subunit I, whose protein sequence is MLLGKLTLDAIPLHEPIIVAALSGAGLMGLLVMALITKFGKWGYLWHEWLTSVDHKKIGVMYIIVAMIMLLRGFADALMMRAQLAMATDGHLGVFPPEHYDQIFTAHGVIMIIFMAMPFMTGLMNIVVPLQIGARDVAFPFLNSLSFWLLVSAVILVNLSLGVGNFARTGWVAYPPLSELGFSPDVGVDYYTWALQISGIGTTLTAINFLVTIIKMRAPGMKLMQMPIFTWTCTWANVLIVASFPILTGALAMLSLDRYLDFHFFTAEAGGNAMMYLNLFWAWGHPEVYILVLPAFGIFSEVISTFSGKRLFGHTSMIIASGVISVLGFMVWLHHFFTMGSGADVNAFFGIATMVISVPTGVKLFNWLFTMYQGRIRFTPPVLWTMGFMVTFSIGGMTGVLMAVPGADFVLHNSLFLIAHFHNTIIGGAVFGYLAGFSYWFPKAFGFKLNEKLGKAAFWFWQSGFMFAFIPLYILGFLGMTRRLNHTDNPAWDPWLYLACVGAVLIACGIGCQLLQIVVSIRDRKKLADVTGDPWNGHTLEWSTSSPPPFYNFATVPHVHDIDAFTDMKERGEAYKVPQKYAPIHMPSNTATGVYIGGFTTLLGFALIWHIWWLAIVGLVGIIGAMLARAYDNNLDYYVQPDEVETIERAHFEQMGIDVDNYTERDAEKPRRGSRPTTTA, encoded by the coding sequence ATGTTGTTAGGCAAACTGACTCTGGATGCCATTCCACTCCACGAGCCCATCATCGTGGCTGCGCTGTCCGGCGCCGGCCTGATGGGCCTGCTGGTGATGGCACTCATTACCAAATTCGGCAAGTGGGGCTATCTGTGGCATGAGTGGCTGACTTCGGTTGACCACAAGAAAATCGGCGTGATGTACATCATCGTCGCCATGATCATGCTGCTGCGCGGCTTTGCCGATGCGCTGATGATGCGTGCCCAGCTGGCCATGGCCACTGACGGGCATCTGGGGGTATTCCCGCCAGAGCATTACGATCAGATCTTCACCGCCCACGGTGTGATCATGATCATCTTCATGGCCATGCCTTTCATGACCGGCCTGATGAACATCGTGGTGCCGCTGCAGATTGGCGCGCGCGACGTGGCCTTCCCCTTCCTGAACTCGCTGAGTTTCTGGCTGCTGGTGTCGGCGGTGATTCTGGTCAACCTGTCGCTGGGTGTGGGCAACTTTGCCCGTACCGGCTGGGTGGCCTATCCGCCGTTGTCCGAGCTGGGTTTCAGTCCTGATGTGGGGGTGGACTACTACACCTGGGCCTTACAGATATCCGGGATAGGGACGACGCTAACGGCGATCAACTTCCTGGTAACCATCATCAAGATGCGCGCACCGGGCATGAAGCTGATGCAGATGCCGATTTTCACCTGGACCTGCACCTGGGCCAACGTGCTGATCGTGGCTTCCTTCCCCATCCTGACCGGCGCCCTGGCCATGCTGAGCCTGGACCGCTACCTGGACTTCCACTTCTTTACTGCGGAAGCCGGTGGCAACGCCATGATGTACCTGAACCTGTTCTGGGCCTGGGGCCATCCTGAAGTGTACATTCTGGTGCTGCCGGCTTTCGGTATCTTCTCCGAAGTCATCTCCACCTTCTCCGGCAAGCGCCTGTTCGGCCATACCTCGATGATCATCGCCAGTGGCGTGATTTCGGTACTGGGCTTCATGGTGTGGCTGCACCACTTCTTCACCATGGGTTCCGGTGCGGACGTCAACGCCTTCTTCGGTATCGCCACTATGGTGATTTCGGTGCCGACCGGGGTGAAGCTGTTCAACTGGCTGTTCACCATGTATCAGGGTCGTATCCGCTTTACCCCGCCGGTATTGTGGACCATGGGTTTCATGGTGACCTTCTCCATCGGCGGCATGACCGGCGTGCTGATGGCCGTACCGGGTGCCGACTTTGTGCTGCACAACAGCCTGTTCCTGATCGCCCACTTCCACAACACCATCATCGGTGGCGCGGTATTCGGCTATCTGGCTGGTTTCTCCTACTGGTTCCCCAAGGCCTTCGGCTTCAAGCTGAATGAAAAGCTGGGCAAGGCGGCTTTCTGGTTCTGGCAGAGCGGCTTCATGTTCGCCTTCATCCCGCTGTACATCCTGGGCTTCCTGGGCATGACCCGTCGTCTGAACCATACCGATAATCCGGCATGGGACCCGTGGCTGTACCTGGCCTGCGTGGGCGCGGTGCTGATTGCCTGCGGTATCGGCTGCCAGCTGCTGCAGATCGTGGTGAGCATCCGCGACCGCAAGAAACTGGCCGACGTGACCGGCGACCCGTGGAATGGCCATACCCTGGAATGGTCCACTTCCTCGCCGCCGCCGTTCTACAACTTCGCTACCGTGCCGCATGTGCATGATATCGACGCCTTCACCGACATGAAGGAAAGGGGCGAGGCCTACAAGGTGCCGCAGAAGTACGCACCGATTCACATGCCGAGCAATACCGCCACCGGCGTGTACATCGGCGGCTTCACCACCCTGCTGGGTTTTGCCTTGATCTGGCATATCTGGTGGCTGGCGATTGTCGGCCTGGTCGGCATCATCGGTGCCATGCTGGCCCGTGCCTACGACAACAATCTGGACTACTACGTGCAGCCGGATGAAGTCGAAACAATCGAGCGTGCCCACTTCGAGCAGATGGGCATTGATGTGGACAACTACACCGAACGCGATGCTGAAAAGCCGCGTCGTGGCAGCCGTCCCACCACTACCGCTTAA
- a CDS encoding methyl-accepting chemotaxis protein — translation MAGFSSFGELLGVNINQTQTAVFFYPAVENFQDDFVQRFPVHYANFKNYFYSREVSRAHCIDRMKTQVIHELQGYKSFASQLMESLPLFRQASAELVTHLIAIQQEIARFSDSVEQGNKTSANVSQRIVELEKDARQIGDVMLMIKKIAEQTNLLALNAAIEAARAGEAGRGFAVVADEVRKLANNTQSNLDATGGAVEHVMSGVQQVGVDMREMNAHVGSFAQEMQQVMDLLAKLAASSGSSQQQLDQMVDSTGELYERMRKVDQDLEAILALER, via the coding sequence GTGGCCGGTTTCTCCTCCTTCGGCGAGCTGCTGGGGGTGAACATCAACCAGACCCAGACCGCAGTGTTCTTCTATCCGGCGGTGGAAAACTTCCAGGACGATTTTGTGCAGCGTTTCCCGGTGCACTACGCCAACTTCAAGAATTACTTCTACAGCCGCGAAGTATCGCGTGCCCACTGTATTGACCGTATGAAAACCCAGGTCATCCACGAGCTGCAGGGCTACAAGAGCTTTGCCAGCCAGTTGATGGAAAGCCTGCCGCTGTTCCGCCAGGCCTCTGCCGAGCTGGTCACGCATCTGATCGCCATCCAGCAGGAAATTGCGCGTTTTTCCGATAGCGTGGAGCAGGGCAACAAGACTTCCGCCAATGTCAGTCAGCGTATCGTTGAGCTGGAAAAAGACGCGCGCCAGATTGGCGACGTGATGCTGATGATCAAGAAGATTGCCGAGCAGACCAATTTGCTGGCGCTGAATGCGGCCATCGAGGCGGCGCGGGCGGGCGAGGCCGGCCGTGGCTTTGCCGTGGTGGCCGACGAGGTGCGCAAGCTGGCCAACAACACCCAGTCGAATCTGGATGCCACCGGTGGCGCGGTGGAGCATGTGATGAGCGGGGTGCAGCAGGTGGGTGTGGACATGCGCGAGATGAATGCCCATGTCGGCAGCTTTGCCCAGGAAATGCAGCAGGTCATGGACTTGCTGGCCAAGCTGGCGGCGTCCTCGGGCAGCAGTCAGCAGCAGCTGGACCAGATGGTGGACAGCACGGGCGAGCTGTACGAACGCATGCGCAAGGTGGATCAGGATCTGGAGGCCATCCTGGCGCTCGAACGCTGA
- the cyoA gene encoding ubiquinol oxidase subunit II, producing MLAVLLSGCQGGILDPKGQVAADEKSLIITATLLMLLVVIPVIVMTFLFAWKYRASNKDAIYTPKWSHSNKIEAVVWIIPIIIVACLAVVTWNTTHKLDPYRPLDSDKKPINVQVVAMNWKWLFIYPDLNIATVNQIAFPKNVPVNFRITSDAAMNSFFIPQLGGQIYAMAGMETKLHLVANEAGTYKGFSANYSGAGFSGMKFNAIATETPEQFDAWVQKVRASGKALNADAYLALVKPSENNAAAFYTTPEPRLFDAVLHKYMAGRQSLAATDDELKLAALTKRLCETPAVKEQ from the coding sequence GTGCTGGCTGTACTGCTCTCGGGGTGTCAAGGTGGCATTCTTGACCCCAAAGGACAGGTAGCGGCGGATGAAAAGTCCCTGATCATCACGGCCACCCTGCTGATGTTGCTGGTTGTCATCCCGGTCATCGTGATGACTTTCCTGTTTGCCTGGAAGTATCGCGCCAGCAACAAGGATGCCATCTACACCCCCAAGTGGTCGCACTCCAACAAGATCGAAGCCGTTGTCTGGATCATCCCCATCATCATCGTGGCCTGTCTGGCGGTGGTGACCTGGAATACCACCCACAAGCTCGACCCCTACCGCCCGCTGGATTCGGACAAGAAGCCGATCAACGTGCAGGTGGTGGCCATGAACTGGAAGTGGCTGTTCATCTACCCGGATCTGAACATCGCCACCGTCAACCAGATCGCCTTCCCCAAGAATGTGCCGGTGAATTTCCGCATTACCTCGGATGCCGCGATGAACTCCTTCTTCATCCCGCAACTGGGTGGCCAGATTTACGCCATGGCCGGCATGGAAACCAAGCTGCATCTGGTGGCCAACGAGGCGGGCACTTACAAGGGCTTCTCCGCCAACTACAGCGGTGCCGGTTTCTCCGGCATGAAGTTCAATGCCATTGCCACCGAAACGCCGGAACAGTTTGATGCCTGGGTGCAAAAGGTCCGTGCGTCGGGCAAGGCGCTGAACGCGGATGCCTACCTCGCGCTGGTCAAGCCGAGCGAGAACAATGCCGCGGCCTTCTACACCACGCCAGAACCGCGTCTGTTTGATGCCGTGCTGCACAAATACATGGCAGGCCGCCAGTCGCTGGCTGCCACGGACGACGAACTGAAGCTGGCTGCACTGACCAAGCGTCTGTGCGAAACCCCGGCCGTCAAGGAGCAATAA
- a CDS encoding type VI secretion system Vgr family protein — protein MDFSALLASFAAAFSQHQRLLTLQLDGGQIAAEQLLPHTLDGSEGVSEAYRYQLSCLSPDGTIELKSLLGVAARLGVLDAAGSEVVRCGVVSRAELLGSDGGFAKYGLTIEPPFALLRLRRTSRVFQDLSVPDIVKQILAEHQANNPVFAQVQTLEFHTASASPRSYCLQYRESDFDFILRLLHEEGYAWRFEHVDGEHPQVKLVVFDDAYSLPPAASERVRFHRSDATEDEDGLTDWSTARQVVSGNVALASFDYQPVSTQHTGDQSRIQQGRSGDALQSTLQDYDPQSLYYASDAEQLSQYAQLRQQAHDVQAKQFSGSGSVRSLQAGQWFRLDEHPAHEADSSEQREFVVTGQTFRANNNLPGDLASSLRGLLGQDNAADSQNSSPFQTQITAQRRGIPLTPAYAHSTQAKPTAKGVQTATVVGPAGEEVHTDELGRIKVQFHWQRPDEHPGIGANLDDSSSCWLRVAMPSAGAGWGHQFIPRIGQEVLIDFIEGDIDRPVIVGVLYNGSHATPAFSGAGALPANKTLSGIKSKEHQGGQYNELLFDDTPGEVRAKLSSEPGKTQLNQGFLTHPRSNGKAQPRGEGFELRTDQHGAIRAGHGLLISTEAQNGAGGKQLARDHAQSQLDAALSLSQSLAEVATGQLADTMETGPDGIKPDNSKDGKKDSGHLQHHAAAVKAWEAGSNTDKDGKTAKDQAGQQPLLILSAPAGIASLTEQSQTISAGTNLNLIAQRDSNHTTGRRWLHNVGQHISLFVAGVKDQIALKLIAAKGKVQVQAQSDAMEITADKDVTITSCKDKIVVNAKQEILLTAGGGYIRIAGGNIEVHCPGTVTVKGASHDLSGPDSMNIPLPSLPKDKYTPPNTHPFSE, from the coding sequence ATGGACTTTTCTGCACTGCTCGCCAGCTTCGCCGCCGCCTTTTCCCAGCACCAGCGCCTGCTCACCCTGCAGCTGGATGGCGGGCAGATCGCCGCCGAGCAGCTGCTGCCGCACACCCTGGACGGCAGCGAGGGCGTGTCCGAGGCCTATCGTTATCAGCTCAGCTGTCTGTCACCCGACGGCACTATCGAGCTCAAGTCGCTGCTGGGCGTAGCCGCCCGTCTCGGGGTGCTGGATGCCGCTGGCAGCGAGGTGGTGCGCTGTGGCGTGGTGTCGCGCGCCGAGCTGTTGGGTTCTGATGGCGGCTTTGCCAAGTATGGCCTCACCATCGAACCGCCGTTTGCCCTGCTGCGCCTGCGCCGCACCTCGCGGGTGTTTCAGGACCTGTCCGTCCCGGACATCGTCAAACAGATCCTGGCCGAGCATCAGGCCAATAATCCGGTGTTTGCCCAGGTGCAGACGCTGGAATTCCACACCGCATCAGCCAGCCCGCGCAGTTATTGCCTGCAGTATCGCGAGAGCGATTTCGACTTCATCTTACGGCTGTTGCACGAAGAAGGTTATGCCTGGCGTTTCGAGCATGTCGATGGCGAGCATCCGCAGGTCAAGCTGGTGGTGTTCGACGACGCTTACAGCCTGCCGCCGGCGGCCAGCGAGCGCGTGCGCTTTCACCGCAGCGATGCCACCGAGGACGAAGACGGCCTGACCGATTGGAGCACCGCGCGCCAGGTGGTGTCCGGCAATGTCGCACTGGCCAGTTTCGACTACCAGCCGGTAAGCACCCAGCACACCGGCGACCAAAGCCGCATCCAGCAAGGCCGTAGCGGTGATGCCTTGCAATCCACCCTGCAGGATTACGACCCGCAGTCGCTGTACTACGCCAGCGATGCCGAGCAGCTCAGCCAATACGCCCAACTGCGCCAGCAGGCGCACGATGTGCAGGCCAAGCAGTTCTCTGGTAGCGGCAGTGTGCGCAGCCTGCAGGCCGGCCAGTGGTTCCGGCTGGACGAACACCCAGCGCACGAAGCCGACAGCAGCGAGCAGCGTGAATTCGTCGTCACCGGCCAAACCTTCCGCGCCAACAACAATCTGCCGGGCGATCTGGCCAGCAGCCTGCGTGGCTTGCTCGGCCAAGACAATGCTGCCGATTCGCAGAACAGCAGCCCCTTCCAGACCCAGATCACCGCCCAGCGTCGTGGCATCCCGCTTACCCCGGCCTATGCCCACAGCACCCAGGCCAAGCCGACAGCGAAAGGTGTGCAGACCGCCACCGTGGTCGGCCCCGCTGGCGAGGAAGTCCACACCGACGAACTGGGCCGCATCAAGGTGCAGTTCCACTGGCAGCGGCCGGACGAACACCCCGGCATCGGTGCCAATCTGGACGACAGCTCCTCCTGCTGGCTGCGCGTGGCCATGCCCAGCGCCGGTGCCGGCTGGGGCCACCAATTCATCCCGCGCATCGGTCAGGAAGTACTGATCGACTTTATCGAAGGTGATATCGACCGCCCGGTGATTGTCGGCGTGCTGTACAACGGCAGCCACGCCACCCCGGCCTTTAGCGGCGCCGGAGCCTTGCCGGCCAACAAGACCCTGTCCGGCATCAAGTCCAAAGAACACCAGGGCGGCCAGTACAACGAACTGCTGTTCGACGACACCCCCGGCGAAGTGCGGGCCAAGCTATCCAGCGAACCCGGCAAAACCCAGCTCAACCAGGGCTTCCTCACCCACCCGCGCAGCAATGGCAAAGCCCAGCCGCGCGGTGAAGGCTTCGAACTGCGCACCGACCAGCACGGTGCCATCCGCGCCGGCCACGGCCTGCTCATCAGCACCGAAGCGCAAAACGGCGCAGGCGGCAAACAACTGGCGCGCGACCACGCGCAAAGCCAGCTCGACGCCGCGCTCAGCCTCAGCCAGAGCCTGGCGGAAGTGGCCACTGGCCAATTGGCCGACACCATGGAAACCGGGCCGGACGGCATCAAGCCGGACAACAGCAAAGACGGCAAGAAAGACAGCGGCCACCTGCAACACCACGCCGCCGCCGTCAAGGCCTGGGAAGCCGGCAGCAACACCGACAAAGACGGCAAAACGGCCAAAGACCAGGCCGGCCAACAGCCGCTGCTCATCCTGTCCGCCCCAGCCGGCATTGCCAGCCTGACCGAACAAAGCCAGACAATTTCTGCCGGCACCAACCTCAACCTCATCGCCCAGCGCGACAGCAACCACACCACCGGCCGCCGCTGGCTGCACAACGTTGGCCAGCACATCAGCCTGTTCGTGGCGGGAGTAAAAGACCAGATCGCGCTGAAGCTGATTGCCGCGAAGGGCAAGGTGCAGGTGCAAGCGCAGAGCGATGCGATGGAGATCACCGCAGACAAGGATGTGACGATTACATCCTGCAAAGACAAGATTGTGGTCAATGCCAAGCAGGAAATATTACTGACGGCAGGTGGCGGCTATATCCGCATCGCCGGCGGCAATATCGAGGTGCATTGCCCGGGTACGGTAACCGTAAAAGGGGCAAGCCATGACTTGAGCGGGCCGGATAGCATGAATATCCCACTACCCAGCTTGCCCAAAGACAAATACACCCCACCCAATACCCACCCTTTCTCTGAATAA
- the cyoC gene encoding cytochrome o ubiquinol oxidase subunit III codes for MSTYVEHAHDAHDDHEHHDSGSQTVLGFWFYLMTDCILFATAFAAYAVLYRNVATGVSGKEIFELPYVMGETAALLLSSITYGFAMIAGYKGNKSAVLGWLAVTFACGAVFIGMEVNEFHHLIAEGHGPNVSAFLSSFFGLVGLHGLHVTAGLIWMTVMMIEVAKTGLTGRAMTRLNCLSLFWHFLDIVWICVFTVVYLKGAM; via the coding sequence ATGAGTACTTATGTAGAGCACGCGCACGACGCGCATGACGACCACGAGCACCACGACAGCGGTTCGCAAACCGTGCTGGGCTTCTGGTTCTATCTGATGACCGACTGCATCCTGTTCGCCACTGCTTTTGCGGCGTACGCGGTGCTGTACCGCAACGTCGCCACCGGCGTTTCGGGCAAGGAAATCTTCGAGCTGCCTTATGTGATGGGTGAAACCGCAGCCCTGCTGCTGTCCTCCATCACCTACGGCTTTGCCATGATTGCCGGTTACAAGGGCAACAAGTCGGCCGTGCTGGGCTGGCTGGCTGTCACCTTTGCCTGCGGCGCAGTGTTCATCGGCATGGAAGTGAACGAGTTTCACCACCTGATCGCCGAAGGCCACGGCCCCAATGTCAGCGCCTTCCTGTCATCCTTCTTTGGCCTGGTGGGCCTGCACGGCCTGCACGTGACTGCCGGCCTGATTTGGATGACGGTGATGATGATCGAAGTGGCCAAGACCGGCTTGACCGGCCGCGCCATGACCCGCCTGAACTGCCTCAGCCTGTTCTGGCACTTCCTCGACATCGTGTGGATCTGCGTATTCACCGTCGTCTACCTGAAAGGAGCCATGTAA
- a CDS encoding peptidoglycan DD-metalloendopeptidase family protein: MIISPPILKTPQGNASDEQWLAALIPFTSRGGFPIASRMAWHGGQHIEHTDTGAQGEPVRAIADGVVVYKRDPSPDADKKPLAYQGATDNGCVVIKHSTEIGEGPDGQIEYYSIYMHLKQVFVKKKQPVNRKDSLGSVGSCNGNNAIHLEIICDDANLKKIVGRNSGKLDISKDGRDKIVYGDIHFYLPPGTPFFASIASPQAPSGSGAAVHTSNVPLFVTMHFERGKCLLTTRQKDTQQEGIFIEIGSPLANSDDKYEYSLYNKATALGDAFHIAPSAAYELLRFGRVINTENETSLSAGTVPHWHKVNYPGGQGWVNLNAVDIKKFSDADFPHWLGWTLIEDDPTPDSQCNSPTLEKWLTGNSGKKLEKGVLAAALSDSKVQSRLSRTICKFPTEWERSTIDTRYAWLKSKSDVLDDPMDEKKYAEFKGYVESLSFWEEAELEIPSTHWHFHPRLFVEQFRRCNWIDKNELKRIYPDDIQKKDKGKIQTAKNGLSETIREKYRREICIAIRKHLINKTGLRMTNFFAQGAEESRTLTWMSESRSEKSCNDLYGGKLGNDLPGDGYKYRGRGIKQLTGKSNYAGYWIYRGKITRSSFDSAWWSKKNARRPEINNPDLLINDIYATIDAGAWYWESGPRRGEPRKNSTINKIIDEFQGDLSAIARTVCVEINGGTNGLENRQYHTVRIAKILMDLV, from the coding sequence ATGATTATCAGTCCACCTATTCTCAAAACACCTCAGGGTAATGCCAGTGATGAACAGTGGCTAGCTGCTTTGATACCCTTTACCTCTCGCGGAGGTTTTCCAATTGCCAGTCGTATGGCTTGGCACGGTGGCCAACATATCGAACATACCGATACCGGAGCACAGGGGGAGCCGGTGCGTGCAATTGCCGATGGAGTGGTGGTTTATAAGCGCGACCCATCTCCTGATGCAGACAAAAAGCCTTTGGCCTATCAGGGAGCAACCGATAATGGCTGTGTGGTCATCAAGCACAGCACAGAAATTGGTGAAGGTCCGGATGGGCAGATCGAGTACTACTCGATTTATATGCATCTCAAGCAGGTTTTTGTCAAAAAAAAGCAGCCGGTCAATCGCAAGGATAGCTTGGGCAGCGTAGGTAGCTGCAACGGTAATAATGCTATCCATCTGGAAATCATCTGCGACGATGCCAATCTGAAAAAAATCGTCGGTAGAAACTCGGGCAAGCTGGATATCAGTAAGGATGGGCGGGACAAGATTGTCTACGGCGATATACATTTCTATCTACCGCCAGGCACACCATTTTTTGCTTCTATTGCATCGCCGCAAGCTCCCTCAGGAAGTGGCGCTGCGGTGCATACATCCAACGTCCCATTGTTTGTGACGATGCACTTTGAACGCGGAAAATGCCTGCTAACAACTAGGCAAAAGGATACTCAGCAAGAGGGTATCTTCATTGAGATTGGCTCGCCATTAGCAAATAGCGATGACAAATATGAGTACAGTCTTTACAACAAAGCAACTGCATTAGGGGATGCCTTCCATATTGCACCGAGCGCTGCTTACGAATTGTTGCGATTTGGTCGGGTCATCAACACTGAAAATGAAACATCGCTCTCTGCCGGTACAGTACCACATTGGCACAAGGTCAATTATCCAGGCGGCCAAGGCTGGGTTAACCTGAATGCTGTAGACATCAAAAAATTCAGCGATGCCGACTTCCCCCACTGGCTTGGCTGGACCTTGATTGAGGATGATCCTACACCGGATAGCCAATGCAACTCCCCCACGCTTGAGAAATGGCTCACAGGAAATAGTGGGAAGAAGTTGGAAAAAGGCGTACTAGCAGCCGCACTGAGCGATAGCAAAGTTCAGTCACGGCTTTCACGAACAATTTGTAAATTTCCGACTGAGTGGGAAAGATCCACAATTGATACGCGATATGCCTGGCTAAAAAGTAAAAGTGATGTATTAGACGATCCAATGGATGAGAAGAAATATGCCGAATTCAAGGGATATGTTGAATCTTTATCATTTTGGGAAGAGGCTGAATTGGAGATCCCTAGTACCCATTGGCATTTTCATCCTAGATTATTTGTTGAGCAGTTTAGGCGGTGCAACTGGATCGATAAGAACGAACTAAAGAGAATATATCCTGATGACATTCAAAAGAAAGATAAAGGAAAAATTCAGACTGCTAAAAATGGATTGAGCGAAACTATTCGAGAAAAGTATAGGAGAGAGATTTGCATCGCAATCAGAAAACATCTAATTAATAAAACTGGCTTGCGAATGACGAATTTTTTTGCGCAAGGGGCGGAAGAATCCCGTACACTTACATGGATGAGTGAATCACGATCTGAAAAATCATGCAACGACCTGTATGGTGGTAAACTTGGCAATGATCTTCCTGGTGATGGATATAAATACAGAGGCAGGGGAATTAAACAGCTTACAGGTAAATCCAACTATGCTGGCTATTGGATTTATCGAGGCAAAATAACAAGGAGTTCATTTGACTCTGCGTGGTGGTCTAAAAAGAACGCTAGAAGACCTGAAATCAATAATCCTGATTTATTAATTAATGACATCTATGCAACAATAGATGCAGGGGCATGGTACTGGGAGTCAGGACCAAGAAGAGGTGAGCCAAGGAAAAATAGTACAATTAATAAAATTATTGACGAATTTCAAGGCGATCTTAGTGCCATCGCAAGGACAGTTTGCGTGGAAATTAATGGAGGAACTAACGGACTGGAGAATAGACAGTACCATACCGTCAGAATTGCAAAAATACTAATGGACTTAGTTTAA
- the cyoD gene encoding cytochrome o ubiquinol oxidase subunit IV, with product MSQAHEHAADHGSVKSYLTGFVLAIILTAIPFWMVMSGGLTKQATMIGIFGFAVVQIIVHLKYFLHLNFTKEGKLNSFSFLFTAMIIVMLVGLSVWIISTADALMLR from the coding sequence ATGAGCCAGGCACATGAACATGCCGCCGATCATGGCAGCGTAAAAAGCTACCTCACCGGCTTCGTGCTGGCCATCATCCTCACCGCCATTCCCTTCTGGATGGTGATGAGCGGTGGCCTCACCAAGCAGGCCACGATGATCGGCATCTTCGGCTTTGCCGTGGTGCAGATCATCGTGCACCTGAAATACTTCCTGCATCTGAACTTCACTAAGGAAGGCAAGCTCAACAGCTTCTCCTTCCTGTTCACCGCGATGATCATCGTGATGCTGGTTGGCCTGTCGGTGTGGATCATCTCCACCGCCGACGCGCTGATGCTGCGCTGA